In Streptomyces canus, one DNA window encodes the following:
- a CDS encoding carbohydrate ABC transporter permease: MSTTTTRGVAQPAPAKASPARPRRGLRGNPTFNFWLFTGPFLIGLVIFVFVPIGWSIWLSFFDARYTVTPSHFIGFDNYKQILTNSNFPDSLLTFSVFAAFIVPTTWALSLGLALLVHRLRFMRAFFRSVFFLPTAVSYVAAALIWKMSIFSGVRFGLMNTVLGWFGVENIAYLANPSPPWYWVVIVSLRLWIQSGFYMILFLAALQNIPGELYEAAAIDGAKPGWQTFRYITLPQLRATSTAVILLLLIAAYQAFDEFFNIIGQNATWAQTPLMELYKTALGTSQDYGAGSAGAVILSLLICLVTLIQGKFMGFGRGEEAK, translated from the coding sequence ATGTCGACCACCACCACGCGCGGGGTCGCCCAGCCCGCCCCGGCCAAGGCCTCCCCGGCCCGGCCGCGGCGGGGCCTGCGGGGCAACCCCACCTTCAACTTCTGGCTTTTCACCGGGCCCTTCCTCATCGGCCTGGTGATCTTCGTCTTCGTGCCGATCGGCTGGAGCATCTGGCTCAGCTTCTTCGACGCCCGCTACACGGTCACGCCGAGCCACTTCATCGGCTTCGACAACTACAAGCAGATCCTGACCAACAGCAACTTCCCCGACTCACTGCTGACGTTCAGCGTGTTCGCCGCGTTCATCGTGCCGACCACCTGGGCACTGTCGCTGGGTCTGGCGCTGCTGGTGCACCGGCTGCGGTTCATGCGGGCGTTCTTCCGCTCGGTGTTCTTCCTGCCGACCGCCGTCTCCTACGTGGCCGCGGCGCTCATCTGGAAGATGTCCATCTTCAGCGGTGTCCGCTTCGGCCTGATGAACACCGTCCTCGGCTGGTTCGGCGTCGAGAACATCGCCTATCTGGCCAACCCCAGCCCGCCCTGGTACTGGGTGGTCATCGTGAGCCTGCGTCTGTGGATCCAGTCCGGCTTCTACATGATCCTCTTCCTGGCGGCGCTGCAGAACATCCCGGGCGAGCTGTACGAGGCCGCGGCCATCGACGGCGCCAAGCCGGGCTGGCAGACCTTCCGGTACATCACGCTGCCGCAGCTGCGCGCCACCTCGACCGCCGTGATCCTGCTGCTGCTCATCGCCGCGTACCAGGCGTTCGACGAGTTCTTCAACATCATCGGGCAGAACGCGACCTGGGCCCAGACACCGCTCATGGAGCTCTACAAGACGGCCCTCGGTACCAGCCAGGACTACGGCGCCGGCAGCGCGGGCGCGGTCATCCTGTCGCTTCTCATCTGTCTCGTCACCCTGATCCAGGGCAAGTTCATGGGCTTCGGAAGGGGGGAGGAGGCCAAGTGA
- a CDS encoding carbohydrate ABC transporter permease — MTTTAPQLGKQHKKGRGVLGNAGLYVAVGIAALLFLIPFYLIVRNSLSTDLEITGEHWKVLPSFQWGNVSELFNDPTVEFGRSLWNSLVVAVLTTLGTLLMCSLAGYGLARIPYKHADKVFYAVLATLMVPTAVTFVPSFVLVSSLGWVDTYRGLIIPGLFSGFTCFLFRQYFLGFPKELEEAARVDGLGYWGAYWRIVVPNSLNFFAAIATITFISAWNSFLWPLVMGQDPSSWTVQIALSSFMTNQTVNFHLIFMAAAISILPLVFVFLFLQRWLVQGIAQTGIKG, encoded by the coding sequence GTGACCACCACCGCACCTCAGCTCGGAAAGCAGCACAAGAAGGGTCGGGGCGTCCTCGGCAACGCGGGACTGTACGTAGCGGTCGGCATCGCCGCCCTGCTGTTCCTGATCCCCTTCTACCTGATCGTCCGCAACTCCCTCTCCACGGATCTTGAGATCACGGGCGAGCACTGGAAGGTGCTGCCCTCCTTCCAGTGGGGCAACGTCTCCGAGCTCTTCAACGACCCCACGGTCGAGTTCGGCCGCTCCTTGTGGAACTCGCTGGTGGTCGCCGTCCTGACCACCCTCGGCACACTTCTGATGTGCTCCCTCGCCGGTTACGGCCTGGCCCGCATCCCGTACAAGCACGCCGACAAGGTCTTCTACGCCGTCCTGGCGACCCTGATGGTTCCGACGGCCGTGACCTTCGTGCCCAGCTTCGTGCTGGTCTCGTCCCTCGGCTGGGTGGACACGTATCGTGGTCTGATCATCCCGGGCCTGTTCAGCGGTTTCACCTGCTTCCTGTTCCGGCAGTACTTCCTGGGATTCCCGAAGGAGCTGGAGGAGGCGGCACGCGTGGACGGGCTCGGCTACTGGGGCGCGTACTGGCGGATCGTCGTGCCCAACTCGCTGAACTTCTTCGCGGCCATCGCCACGATCACGTTCATCAGCGCCTGGAACTCCTTCCTGTGGCCCCTGGTCATGGGTCAGGACCCGAGTTCCTGGACCGTCCAGATCGCGCTCTCCTCCTTCATGACCAACCAGACCGTGAACTTCCACCTGATCTTCATGGCCGCCGCCATTTCCATCCTGCCCCTGGTGTTCGTGTTCCTCTTCCTCCAGCGCTGGCTGGTCCAGGGGATCGCGCAGACCGGCATCAAGGGCTGA